ATCGCGCGGGCGGAGGCCGATCGGTCATCCCGTCCGTCGTGGACGTGGTCGGATCGGATGAGACCCGCGCACGTCCACGTCGGGCGCGTACGCGTATGAACGAATCGCATCAGCGCCGACTGTGTCATTTCCCCCGCGCCCGGGCACGCACGAGCGACCACGAGAACGGGGCCGGTCCGAAGTCGGCCGACCCACCGATGATCATAAATCAGACGCGTGAGAAGAGGTCTACGAATGGTCCGGGACCCGATCGATTCGGAGTCGGCGCTGTCGGCCGCGGAGATCTGTGCCGCGCTCGACGATCCCGACTGTCGAGAGATCATCCGGAATCTCGACGAGCCACTGACGGCGGCCGAAATCACGTCACGATGTGACATCCCCCAATCGACGCTGTACCGGAAGCTCGAGTTGCTGACCGACGCGACGCTGCTGGAGGAGTCGACCGAGATCAGAAAGGACGGCCACCACGCGAGCCGGTACTCGATAGCCTTCGAAGAGATCACGCTCTTTCTCGAGGAGGACCGGTCGGTCGGAGTCTCGATCGAACGCCCGACGCGGACGGCCGACGAACGGCTGGCCGAGTTGTGGTCGGAGGTGAGAAAGGAAACATGAGTCCACACGATACAGGAATGGAGATTACGATCGCCCTCGCGATCGTGAAGACGCTGGCACTGCTCGTCGGTGGGGCGATCACGTACTTCGCGTTCAAGGCGTACCGACGGACCCGCCACCAGGCGCTCGGGCTCCTGACGGCCGGGTTCGCGATCATTACGTTGGGACTGGTACTCGCCGGGCTGTTTCACGAGCTACTCAACGTGTCGCTGGCGGTCGGCGTCCTGATCGAGAGTCTGCTGGTGCTCGTCGGCTTTCTCATCATCGCCTACTCGCTGTACGTACAGTGACGCCACGGGTGTGTCGTCTTCGGCCACGCGTCCGTCGCTGTCGATCCAATCCGTTCCCGGCTCACGGGAACGAGTGTGAACCGTTCGTACACACGTTCGACGAACCGGGACCGGAGCTGTACTCCTGTCTTCCCCACGAACGGCGCGGGATGAAGGGAGCAGTCGGCGTCGTCTGAGACCGGCGGTCGCTCCGGTACGGAGGTTCAGCCGACGGCACGAGGCATCAGCACCCGGCGATTCGTCGGTCGACTCGAGCGCAAAAGAACGAACGGCTACCGGTTGAGCGTGTGAATCGCGTGCCCGAGCGCGTTTTCCGCGGCTTCCATCACCGACTCCGCCAGCGTCGGGTGGGCGTGCACCGTCGCCGCGACGTCCTCGAGGGTCGCTCCAAGCTCGATCGCCAGTCCGAGTTCGGCGATCAGCTCGGAGGCTTCGGGCCCGACGATCTGAGCACCCAGCACGAACCCGGCCTCTTCCTCGGCGACGATTTTGACGAAGCCGTCGGCGTGGCCCGTCGTCAGCGCCCGGCCGCTCGCCATGAACGGGAACTTTCCGACGACCGGCTCGAAGCCCTGTTCTTCCGCTTCGGCCTCGGTCAGCCCAACGGTGCCGATCTCGGGTTCGGTGAACACGGCGGCGGGCATCGCCTGGTAGTCGATCGCCGACGGCTCCCCGGCGATCACTTCCGCGGCGACCTGCCCCTCGTAGCTGCCCGCGTGGGCGAGCATCGGCTCGCCCGCGACGTCGCCGACGGCGAAGATGTGCTCGACGTTCGTCCGCCCGCGGTCGTCCGTCTCCAAAAATCCGCGATCGTCGGTCTCGACGCCCGCCGCCTCGAGGTCGAGCGTGTCCGAGACGGGGGCACGGCCCACCGCGACCAGCACCTTCTCGGCGTCGAGTTCGAGCCCGCCGCCGTCGGCTTCGGCCTCGGCCTCGGCCTCCGCGGGCTCGGTGACGACCCGGATGCCGTCGCCGTGCTCGTGCCACTCGCTCGCGGTTTGACCGAAGTGGAAGTCGACGCCCAGCTCCTTCGCGCGCTTCTTCACGGGCCGTTTGAGGTCGGCTTCGTAGCCCGGCAGGATATCCTCGAGCATCTCGATCACCGTCACCTCGGTGCCGAGCTTGGCGAAGACGCCCGCCAGCTCCATCCCGATGTAGCCCGCGCCGACGACCACCAGCGACTCCGGGATCGACTCGAGCGCCAGCGCCTCTCGCGAGCTGAGTACGGGGTCGTCCTCGTAAGAGAAGTTGGGGATCTCGATCGGCCGCGAACCCGTCGCGACGATCGCGTGTTCGAACTCGATCGACTCGCTTCCCTGGCCCTCCCCACCGTGGGAGACCCGGACGGTGTGCTCGTCCGCGAAGTGTGCCGTTCCCTCGAGCAGGTTGACGCCGTTTGCCTTGCACAGCTTCTCGACGCCGCTCGTGAGCTGGGTCACGACGTCGTCCTTCCAGCCGACCATTCCTGCCATGTCGACCGCGGGGTCGGCGTGGATGCCCATCTCCTCGGCGTGGCCAGCTTCGTGGGCGACGTTCGTCGCCGTGATCAGCGCCTTCGAGGGGATGCAGCCGTGGTTCAGGCAGGTCCCGCCGTAGGCCTCCTTCTCGACGAGCGTCACGTCGAGATCGAGCTGTCC
This portion of the Natronobeatus ordinarius genome encodes:
- a CDS encoding DUF7521 family protein, whose protein sequence is MSPHDTGMEITIALAIVKTLALLVGGAITYFAFKAYRRTRHQALGLLTAGFAIITLGLVLAGLFHELLNVSLAVGVLIESLLVLVGFLIIAYSLYVQ
- a CDS encoding winged helix-turn-helix domain-containing protein, which translates into the protein MVRDPIDSESALSAAEICAALDDPDCREIIRNLDEPLTAAEITSRCDIPQSTLYRKLELLTDATLLEESTEIRKDGHHASRYSIAFEEITLFLEEDRSVGVSIERPTRTADERLAELWSEVRKET
- the lpdA gene encoding dihydrolipoyl dehydrogenase; amino-acid sequence: MVVGDISTGTDVLVIGAGPAGYVAAIRAGQLDLDVTLVEKEAYGGTCLNHGCIPSKALITATNVAHEAGHAEEMGIHADPAVDMAGMVGWKDDVVTQLTSGVEKLCKANGVNLLEGTAHFADEHTVRVSHGGEGQGSESIEFEHAIVATGSRPIEIPNFSYEDDPVLSSREALALESIPESLVVVGAGYIGMELAGVFAKLGTEVTVIEMLEDILPGYEADLKRPVKKRAKELGVDFHFGQTASEWHEHGDGIRVVTEPAEAEAEAEADGGGLELDAEKVLVAVGRAPVSDTLDLEAAGVETDDRGFLETDDRGRTNVEHIFAVGDVAGEPMLAHAGSYEGQVAAEVIAGEPSAIDYQAMPAAVFTEPEIGTVGLTEAEAEEQGFEPVVGKFPFMASGRALTTGHADGFVKIVAEEEAGFVLGAQIVGPEASELIAELGLAIELGATLEDVAATVHAHPTLAESVMEAAENALGHAIHTLNR